A region of Spiribacter roseus DNA encodes the following proteins:
- a CDS encoding cytochrome c1, with protein sequence MRKLLLIALLTCLSAPAWSAGGGGDLMDARVDVSDEASLQRGAKLFANNCMGCHSAEYVRWNALPEALGVSMETVESNLIYGDYTPGDTINAAMRSADASDWFGAEPPDLSLTARARGADWVYTYLNSFYRDPDASIGWNNTLLANSSMPHVLWRMQGVPEARYEESHGEQQVAEVVLPEGQQGTLSESEYHRATRDITNFMAFMAEPVRAKRQEIGVWVIGFLVIFTILAYLLKREYWRDIH encoded by the coding sequence ATGAGAAAACTCCTCCTGATTGCCCTGCTCACCTGCCTGTCCGCGCCGGCATGGTCCGCCGGCGGGGGTGGTGACCTGATGGACGCCCGCGTCGATGTATCCGACGAGGCATCGCTACAGCGTGGGGCGAAGCTGTTCGCCAACAACTGCATGGGCTGCCATTCCGCCGAGTATGTCCGCTGGAACGCCCTGCCCGAGGCACTGGGCGTGTCCATGGAAACGGTGGAGTCCAATCTGATCTATGGCGACTACACGCCCGGTGACACCATCAACGCCGCCATGCGCAGCGCCGATGCATCGGACTGGTTCGGCGCAGAGCCGCCGGACCTGTCGCTGACCGCCCGGGCACGTGGAGCCGACTGGGTCTATACCTATCTCAACAGCTTCTACCGGGATCCGGATGCCAGCATTGGCTGGAACAACACCCTGCTTGCCAACTCCTCGATGCCCCATGTCCTCTGGCGGATGCAGGGGGTGCCCGAGGCCCGCTACGAGGAAAGCCACGGCGAGCAGCAGGTGGCTGAGGTGGTCCTGCCAGAGGGGCAGCAGGGCACGCTGAGCGAGTCGGAATACCACCGGGCGACGCGTGACATCACCAATTTCATGGCCTTCATGGCCGAGCCGGTCCGGGCCAAGCGCCAGGAGATCGGTGTCTGGGTGATCGGCTTTCTGGTGATCTTCACCATCCTTGCCTATCTGCTCAAGCGCGAATACTGGAGGGACATCCACTGA
- a CDS encoding glutathione S-transferase N-terminal domain-containing protein, protein MSQRPSIGLYSDPLSVDSHRVRVVLAEKGIDADVVEVLPDGPPPEDLPQLNPYAETPTLVDRDLALYDPRVICEYLDERFPHPPLMPIDPVSRAKSKLVISRIERDWYGLMHQLERADRRRRPPIRRQLAESLLAGADVFDTGRQYFLSDDITMMDCVLAPVLWRLGHYGVELPEGASAVAAYADRLFSRDAFVASLTHTEKGMRKAS, encoded by the coding sequence CTGAGTCAGCGGCCGTCCATCGGGCTCTACAGTGACCCGCTCTCGGTGGACAGCCACCGGGTGCGGGTCGTCCTTGCGGAAAAAGGCATCGACGCCGATGTGGTCGAGGTGCTGCCCGACGGGCCGCCCCCCGAGGACCTGCCACAGCTCAACCCCTACGCGGAAACACCGACGCTGGTCGATCGTGATCTGGCGCTCTATGACCCGCGGGTGATCTGCGAGTATCTCGACGAGCGCTTTCCACACCCCCCGCTGATGCCCATCGATCCCGTCTCGCGCGCCAAGTCGAAACTGGTGATTTCGCGCATCGAGCGCGACTGGTACGGTCTCATGCATCAGCTCGAGCGTGCCGACCGGCGCCGGCGGCCGCCGATCCGCCGTCAGCTTGCCGAGAGCCTGCTGGCAGGGGCGGACGTATTTGATACCGGGCGTCAGTACTTCCTCAGCGATGACATCACCATGATGGATTGTGTGCTGGCGCCGGTGCTCTGGCGGCTTGGGCATTATGGTGTGGAACTGCCGGAGGGCGCTTCGGCGGTGGCCGCCTATGCGGATCGGCTGTTCAGCCGCGATGCGTTCGTGGCCAGTCTCACGCACACGGAAAAGGGAATGCGCAAAGCCTCATGA
- the rsmI gene encoding 16S rRNA (cytidine(1402)-2'-O)-methyltransferase codes for MVATPIGNLGDISPRACEVLGSADHIAAEDTRHSRQLLQRLGLQGSLISLHEHNESARVERLTNWLADGESVALISDAGTPLISDPGYRLVRAVHQAGYPVLTVPGPSSVIAALSIAGLPTDRFSYEGFLPSRAGPRQRRLQALADTACTQVFLEAGRRLPGTLEAMEHAFGAEREAAICRELTKRFETTRVDALAGLRAWVAGDSDQCRGEFVLVVGPAPEPAVAPAPGLPATDELVRLLRHEGLGAKSTARVLARLTGASVNQLYQQVLEQDSNPRG; via the coding sequence GTGGTCGCAACACCCATCGGTAATCTGGGCGATATCAGTCCCCGGGCCTGTGAGGTGCTTGGCAGTGCTGATCACATCGCCGCCGAGGACACCCGCCACAGTCGTCAGCTGCTGCAGCGCCTGGGGCTTCAGGGTTCGCTGATCAGTCTTCATGAGCACAATGAAAGCGCCCGGGTGGAGCGGCTGACCAACTGGCTTGCCGATGGCGAGTCGGTCGCGCTGATCAGTGATGCCGGCACCCCGCTGATCAGCGATCCGGGCTATCGGCTGGTGCGGGCCGTCCATCAGGCCGGCTACCCGGTGCTGACCGTGCCCGGGCCGTCCAGCGTGATCGCGGCGCTGTCCATCGCCGGGCTGCCCACGGACCGGTTCAGCTACGAGGGCTTTCTGCCGTCGCGGGCGGGCCCACGCCAGCGTCGGCTGCAGGCCCTTGCGGATACGGCCTGCACGCAGGTGTTTCTAGAAGCCGGGCGGCGTCTGCCCGGCACGCTCGAGGCGATGGAGCATGCCTTCGGCGCCGAGCGCGAGGCAGCGATCTGCCGTGAGCTGACCAAACGCTTCGAAACGACCCGTGTCGACGCGCTGGCCGGTCTGCGCGCATGGGTTGCGGGCGACAGCGATCAGTGTCGGGGCGAGTTCGTGCTGGTGGTCGGGCCGGCGCCAGAGCCGGCCGTCGCCCCCGCGCCGGGTCTGCCCGCGACGGATGAGCTGGTGCGTCTGCTACGCCACGAGGGGCTTGGGGCGAAGTCGACGGCGCGGGTGCTGGCGAGACTGACCGGCGCGTCGGTCAATCAGCTCTACCAGCAGGTGCTCGAGCAGGACTCGAATCCCCGCGGCTGA
- a CDS encoding ClpXP protease specificity-enhancing factor: MTPSRPYLIRGLYEWIADNDLTPHLLVNAEGEGVVAPLEFADAGQLVLNVAPAAVRGLDLGNELIAFSARFGGQPRQVSVPVAEVMAIYARENGRGMLFTPEDGEHDPPPDGSDGDSSSDSSPGGRGQPGLRVIK; this comes from the coding sequence ATGACGCCGAGTCGGCCCTACCTGATCCGCGGTCTCTACGAGTGGATCGCGGATAACGATCTGACGCCCCACCTGCTGGTCAACGCCGAAGGCGAAGGCGTGGTGGCTCCACTCGAATTTGCCGACGCCGGTCAGCTGGTGCTCAACGTGGCCCCGGCGGCGGTGCGCGGGCTTGACCTGGGCAATGAACTGATTGCCTTCAGCGCCCGATTTGGCGGCCAGCCACGCCAGGTCAGCGTGCCGGTCGCCGAAGTCATGGCGATCTACGCCCGGGAGAATGGACGTGGAATGCTGTTCACTCCCGAGGATGGTGAGCACGATCCACCGCCGGATGGCAGTGACGGGGACTCGTCCTCCGATTCGTCGCCGGGCGGCAGGGGGCAGCCCGGGCTGCGCGTCATCAAGTAG
- a CDS encoding penicillin-binding protein activator produces the protein MPTPRLPLIALFTALVVAGCSSLDTREATAPLTSLEHPRIDAAESALAVNDPASAVALLRMAASDFSGPTATGLRLEAARVALAMGDPAAAQRLLNERDAIASADNEAITIVLRTRLDETLSDRQIIDRLENLPAPLSARMVPYRLQALIDAKAASGDWIGAINDWRTLDRKALSPARRGRSEARLWQALQAAPMAALRRAADSARQPVTTQWLELAIGVRQRALDAEATRAFLADHRRSAVDAGISQRLIRRILAMQRADLSPPRRVAVLLPLSGDWAGAGRRIRDGLLAAYHTDSGDQPVLAFFDVGADGLSVTAAYQQARAEGAGRVIGPLRKSALRDLVASTDLSVPVLALNRIDSDRGGPRLQQFGLAPENDARATAALANQMGQERMLVIRRDDDWGSRVATAFKTALTEADAAIVGEQRYPPDQQDLSFPIKALLGIDASETRHERLESITGERFGFEARRRQDIDGLFMAARERDARLVLPQLRFHRGIGLPIFGVGTSVPGDPDSSARSDLDGLLFARMPWLLDDAPVPAADALQQQLSPADPSAARLRLQSLGIDSYRLLSGLPALARDPELSMPGASGRLSINERQQIQRALLPVQMTEAGIRRLNRVDGEAVTDRVP, from the coding sequence GTGCCCACCCCGCGACTGCCGCTCATTGCCCTGTTCACCGCGCTGGTGGTCGCCGGATGCTCGTCCCTCGACACCCGCGAGGCTACGGCCCCGCTGACATCGCTGGAACACCCGCGCATCGACGCGGCCGAGTCGGCCCTCGCCGTGAATGACCCCGCCAGCGCCGTCGCGCTGCTGCGCATGGCGGCGAGCGACTTCTCCGGGCCAACCGCCACCGGCCTGCGCCTGGAGGCGGCCCGCGTTGCACTGGCCATGGGCGACCCGGCCGCCGCCCAGCGACTGCTGAACGAGCGTGACGCCATCGCCAGCGCGGACAACGAGGCCATCACCATTGTCCTGCGCACCCGCCTTGACGAGACCCTCAGTGATCGCCAGATCATCGATCGACTCGAGAACCTGCCCGCCCCGCTTTCCGCACGCATGGTGCCGTACCGCCTTCAGGCACTGATCGACGCGAAGGCGGCCAGCGGGGACTGGATCGGGGCCATCAATGACTGGCGCACCCTGGATCGAAAGGCCCTGTCGCCGGCCCGACGCGGGCGTAGCGAGGCGCGCCTGTGGCAGGCGCTGCAGGCGGCGCCGATGGCAGCGCTGCGGCGCGCTGCGGATTCCGCTCGTCAGCCGGTCACGACGCAGTGGCTTGAGCTTGCCATCGGCGTGCGTCAACGCGCCCTGGACGCCGAAGCCACCCGGGCTTTTCTGGCCGATCATCGACGCTCAGCGGTGGACGCTGGCATCAGCCAGCGCCTGATCCGGCGGATCCTTGCCATGCAGCGCGCCGATCTGTCACCGCCACGCCGCGTCGCGGTACTGCTCCCCCTGAGCGGTGACTGGGCCGGCGCCGGGCGGCGGATTCGCGACGGTCTGCTCGCCGCCTATCACACCGACAGCGGCGACCAACCCGTACTGGCATTTTTCGATGTTGGCGCCGACGGCCTGAGCGTGACCGCCGCCTATCAGCAGGCACGCGCGGAGGGGGCGGGGCGCGTGATCGGTCCGCTGCGAAAATCCGCGCTGCGCGATCTGGTGGCCTCGACGGATCTGTCGGTTCCGGTCCTGGCCCTCAACCGCATTGACAGCGATCGCGGCGGGCCGCGCCTCCAGCAATTCGGGCTGGCGCCCGAGAACGACGCCAGGGCCACCGCCGCGCTGGCCAATCAGATGGGTCAGGAGCGAATGCTGGTCATCCGCCGCGACGACGACTGGGGAAGCCGGGTTGCCACGGCTTTTAAAACCGCACTGACCGAGGCGGACGCGGCCATCGTCGGCGAGCAGCGCTACCCTCCCGACCAGCAGGACCTGAGCTTTCCGATCAAGGCACTGTTGGGCATCGATGCCAGCGAAACCCGGCACGAACGCCTTGAGTCCATCACCGGCGAGCGCTTTGGCTTCGAGGCGCGCCGCCGCCAGGACATTGATGGCCTGTTCATGGCCGCCCGCGAGCGCGACGCCCGACTGGTGCTGCCGCAGTTGCGCTTCCACCGCGGCATCGGTCTGCCCATCTTCGGGGTTGGCACCAGCGTCCCGGGCGACCCCGACAGCAGCGCGCGGAGCGACCTCGACGGGCTGCTCTTTGCCCGCATGCCCTGGCTGCTGGATGACGCCCCAGTGCCCGCGGCCGACGCACTCCAGCAACAGCTGTCCCCCGCCGATCCGTCGGCGGCCCGCCTGCGACTGCAGTCACTGGGCATCGACAGTTATCGCCTGCTCTCCGGCCTCCCGGCACTGGCTCGGGACCCGGAACTGAGCATGCCGGGTGCCTCAGGACGGCTTTCGATCAATGAACGCCAGCAGATCCAGCGCGCATTGCTGCCCGTCCAGATGACCGAGGCCGGCATCCGACGACTGAATCGTGTCGACGGCGAGGCCGTCACGGACCGGGTGCCGTGA
- the hisG gene encoding ATP phosphoribosyltransferase produces MTEQLTVALSKGRILEQTLPLLSPLGIEPLEDPERSRNLVLPTSHPGVRLIIVRATDVPTYVAHGGADLGVAGKDVLMEQGGHGLYEPVDLGIARCRLMVAGHPGGVPAGQRLRVATKFVNMTRRHFAEQGRQVDLIKLYGSMELAPLVGLADLIVDLVDTGNTLRANGLEPLETIADISARLVVNKASMKLRHRELKPLIGRIAETAATRADR; encoded by the coding sequence ATGACTGAACAGCTTACCGTGGCGCTTTCCAAGGGCCGCATCCTTGAACAGACCCTGCCGTTGCTGAGCCCGCTGGGCATCGAGCCACTGGAGGACCCGGAGCGCAGTCGCAACCTGGTGCTGCCCACCAGCCATCCCGGCGTCCGCCTGATCATCGTGCGCGCCACGGACGTGCCGACCTATGTTGCCCATGGCGGGGCGGATCTGGGCGTCGCGGGCAAGGATGTGCTCATGGAGCAGGGCGGCCACGGGCTTTATGAGCCGGTGGATCTGGGGATCGCCCGTTGCCGCCTGATGGTGGCGGGTCATCCCGGCGGGGTGCCGGCCGGGCAGCGCCTGCGTGTGGCCACCAAGTTCGTCAACATGACCCGGCGCCACTTCGCCGAACAGGGCCGTCAGGTGGATCTGATCAAGCTCTATGGATCGATGGAGCTGGCGCCGCTGGTGGGTCTTGCCGACCTGATCGTGGATCTGGTCGACACCGGTAACACCCTGCGGGCCAACGGCCTTGAGCCCCTCGAGACCATCGCGGATATCAGTGCCCGTCTGGTGGTCAATAAGGCGTCGATGAAGCTCAGACATCGCGAACTCAAACCGCTGATCGGCCGGATTGCCGAGACGGCGGCCACACGCGCCGACAGGTGA
- the petA gene encoding ubiquinol-cytochrome c reductase iron-sulfur subunit, with translation MSEDKANNSRRRFLTGAVGVVGGIGAAYVAVPFLAYWNPSARTRAAGAPVEVDASTMQPGQKVNVTWRGQPVWVIRRSETAIDSLAGHDDVLSDPDSAVASQQPAYAQNMYRSVEPEFFVVVPICTHLGCIPSFMPQPGSLDTNWPGGFFCPCHGSKFDNAGRVYAGVPAPTNLEVPPYRIADNGVIVVGEDQEAA, from the coding sequence ATGTCAGAGGACAAAGCAAACAACAGCCGTCGCCGGTTCCTGACCGGTGCGGTCGGTGTCGTCGGTGGTATTGGTGCGGCCTACGTCGCGGTGCCCTTCCTCGCGTACTGGAACCCCAGCGCGCGGACACGGGCCGCGGGGGCGCCGGTGGAAGTCGATGCCTCGACCATGCAGCCCGGGCAGAAGGTCAACGTGACCTGGCGCGGTCAGCCGGTCTGGGTGATCCGCCGCTCCGAGACGGCGATCGACTCGCTGGCCGGTCATGATGACGTGCTGAGCGATCCGGACTCCGCCGTCGCCAGCCAGCAGCCCGCCTACGCGCAGAACATGTATCGCTCGGTGGAGCCGGAATTCTTCGTGGTGGTGCCGATCTGTACCCATCTGGGTTGCATTCCTTCGTTCATGCCCCAGCCGGGATCGCTTGATACCAACTGGCCGGGGGGGTTCTTCTGCCCCTGTCACGGCTCCAAATTTGATAACGCGGGACGGGTCTACGCCGGGGTGCCGGCGCCGACCAATCTTGAAGTCCCCCCCTACCGGATCGCTGACAATGGCGTGATCGTGGTCGGGGAAGACCAGGAGGCGGCCTGA
- a CDS encoding cytochrome b, whose translation MSDTTKVQGGVLGWVDARFPLSRMWNEHVGEYYAPKNFNIWYYFGALSLFVLVNQLLTGIWLTMNYNPSAEGAFSSVEYIMRDVEWGWLIRYMHSTGASAFFVVVYLHMFRALLYGSYQKPRELIWVFGMIIYVALMAEAFMGYLLPWGQMSYWGAQVIISLFGAIPGVGEELALWIRGDYNISGVTLNRFFALHVVALPLALVGLVVFHILALHEVGSNNPDGVDIKKNKGADGKPKDGIPFHPYYTVKDTFGLGVFLIFFSAVVFFAPEMGGLFLEPPNFQPADPMQTPAHIAPVWYFTAFYSILRAIPDKLGGVIAMGSAIFLLFLLPWIDRGRVRSVRYRGLGHKLALGLFAVAFVCLSYLGLQAPSDLYFGLTVTTWAQIWSAVYFGFFIFLFAYTAFGFERTKPVPDRVTD comes from the coding sequence ATGAGTGACACAACCAAGGTGCAGGGTGGCGTGCTGGGCTGGGTGGACGCCCGTTTCCCGCTCAGCCGCATGTGGAACGAGCATGTCGGCGAGTACTACGCCCCCAAGAATTTCAACATCTGGTACTACTTCGGCGCGCTGTCGCTGTTCGTGCTGGTCAATCAGCTACTGACCGGCATCTGGCTGACGATGAACTACAACCCCTCGGCCGAGGGGGCGTTCTCGTCGGTGGAGTACATCATGCGGGATGTAGAGTGGGGATGGCTCATCCGCTATATGCACTCCACCGGCGCCTCGGCGTTCTTTGTGGTCGTCTACCTGCATATGTTCCGGGCACTGCTCTATGGTTCCTACCAGAAGCCCCGCGAGCTGATCTGGGTGTTCGGCATGATCATCTATGTCGCGCTGATGGCCGAGGCCTTCATGGGCTATCTGCTGCCTTGGGGACAGATGTCGTATTGGGGCGCGCAGGTCATCATCTCTCTGTTCGGTGCCATTCCGGGGGTGGGCGAAGAGCTGGCCCTGTGGATCCGCGGTGACTACAACATCTCCGGCGTTACCCTGAACCGATTCTTCGCCCTGCATGTGGTGGCGCTGCCGCTGGCTTTGGTGGGTCTGGTGGTGTTCCACATCCTCGCCCTCCACGAGGTCGGATCGAATAACCCCGACGGCGTCGACATCAAGAAGAACAAGGGTGCGGACGGCAAGCCGAAAGACGGCATCCCGTTCCATCCCTACTACACGGTCAAGGACACCTTCGGTCTTGGGGTCTTCCTGATCTTCTTCTCGGCGGTGGTTTTCTTCGCCCCGGAAATGGGTGGGCTGTTTCTGGAGCCGCCGAACTTCCAGCCGGCCGACCCCATGCAGACGCCGGCGCACATCGCACCGGTGTGGTATTTCACCGCGTTCTACTCGATCCTGCGGGCGATTCCCGACAAGCTCGGGGGCGTGATCGCGATGGGCTCGGCGATTTTCCTGCTGTTCCTGCTGCCATGGATCGATCGTGGACGGGTACGCTCGGTGCGCTACCGCGGGCTCGGTCACAAGCTTGCGCTGGGCCTGTTTGCAGTGGCTTTCGTCTGCCTCAGCTACCTCGGCCTGCAGGCACCCTCGGACCTGTACTTTGGGCTGACGGTGACAACCTGGGCGCAGATCTGGAGCGCGGTGTACTTCGGCTTTTTCATCTTCCTGTTCGCTTACACGGCGTTCGGGTTTGAGCGTACCAAGCCGGTACCGGATCGGGTGACGGACTGA
- a CDS encoding YraN family protein has protein sequence MTTHAHQTGAAAEALALEYLEAEGLKLRARNFRIRRGEIDLIMEDHGEIVFVEVRARHRSGFGDGIDSITAAKRRRLIATAKAWLQRQRSEPPTRFDVIAVTPDTGRVEWIRDAFHADE, from the coding sequence GTGACCACCCACGCGCACCAGACCGGCGCAGCCGCCGAGGCCCTGGCCCTGGAATACCTCGAGGCTGAGGGCCTGAAACTGAGGGCACGCAATTTTCGGATTCGCCGCGGCGAGATCGATCTCATCATGGAGGACCACGGCGAGATCGTCTTTGTCGAGGTACGCGCCCGTCACCGAAGCGGATTTGGCGACGGCATCGACAGCATTACCGCGGCCAAACGCCGGCGGCTGATCGCCACCGCCAAGGCCTGGCTGCAGCGCCAGCGCAGTGAGCCACCGACGCGCTTTGACGTGATCGCGGTAACGCCTGACACCGGCCGCGTGGAATGGATCCGGGATGCATTCCACGCCGATGAATGA
- the hisD gene encoding histidinol dehydrogenase has product MVEIQRLSTTQPDFEQQLRSLTDWDDGATHGVESAVAEILAAVRGQGDAALRYYSEHLDGLAVESVSELEVDAAQCQAALEGLERADRDALETAAARIRHYHLHQRQADWEKTEADGSRLGQQVRPLERVGIYVPGGKAAYPSSVLMNAIPAHVAGVGEIIMVAPAPGGHIAPMVLAAAAVAGVDRLFLLGGAQAVAALAYGTETLPAVDKIVGPGNAYVAEAKRRVFGHVGIDMVAGPSEILIVCDGQTDPEWTAMDLFSQAEHDEDARALLICPEARYLDDVQAAMERLLPDMERSEIIRASLARRGAMICVRDLAEAADVANSIAPEHLELSVVEPERLAASIHHAGAIFLGRYTPEAFGDYCAGPSHVLPTSRTARFASPLGVYDFCKTTSLVQCTADGAAVLGPIAARLARCEGLTAHARSAEMRYRD; this is encoded by the coding sequence ATGGTGGAAATACAGCGCCTCAGCACGACACAGCCCGACTTCGAGCAGCAGCTGCGCTCGCTCACCGACTGGGATGACGGCGCCACGCATGGCGTGGAATCAGCGGTGGCGGAGATCCTCGCCGCGGTGCGCGGGCAGGGCGATGCCGCGCTGCGTTACTACAGCGAGCACCTTGACGGGCTGGCGGTGGAATCCGTCAGCGAGCTCGAGGTGGATGCCGCGCAGTGCCAGGCGGCGCTGGAGGGCCTCGAGCGAGCCGATCGCGATGCCCTGGAGACCGCCGCGGCGCGGATCCGCCACTATCATCTGCACCAGCGCCAGGCCGACTGGGAGAAGACCGAAGCGGACGGCAGCCGGCTTGGCCAGCAGGTGCGGCCACTCGAGCGGGTCGGGATCTATGTGCCCGGTGGCAAGGCAGCCTATCCGTCTTCGGTGCTGATGAATGCGATTCCGGCCCACGTCGCTGGCGTCGGGGAGATCATCATGGTGGCCCCGGCACCGGGCGGGCATATCGCACCCATGGTGCTGGCGGCGGCGGCCGTGGCGGGCGTGGACCGGCTGTTTCTGCTGGGTGGCGCCCAGGCCGTCGCGGCGCTCGCCTATGGCACGGAGACGCTACCGGCGGTGGACAAGATCGTCGGCCCGGGCAATGCCTATGTGGCCGAGGCCAAGCGACGGGTATTCGGCCATGTCGGCATCGACATGGTGGCGGGTCCGTCCGAGATCCTCATTGTCTGCGATGGCCAGACCGATCCGGAATGGACGGCCATGGATCTGTTCTCGCAGGCCGAGCATGACGAGGATGCCCGCGCGCTGCTGATCTGCCCCGAGGCGCGCTATCTGGATGACGTCCAGGCCGCCATGGAACGCCTGTTGCCCGATATGGAACGCTCGGAGATCATCCGTGCCTCGCTCGCCCGGCGCGGGGCGATGATCTGCGTGCGCGATCTGGCCGAGGCGGCGGACGTCGCCAACTCGATCGCTCCCGAGCATCTTGAGCTGTCCGTGGTCGAACCTGAACGGCTGGCGGCATCCATCCACCACGCCGGGGCGATCTTTCTGGGCCGGTACACCCCCGAGGCGTTCGGCGATTACTGTGCCGGGCCGAGTCACGTACTGCCCACTTCGCGCACCGCCCGTTTCGCCTCGCCGCTGGGCGTCTATGACTTCTGCAAGACCACCAGCCTGGTGCAGTGCACCGCTGATGGAGCCGCCGTGCTGGGGCCGATTGCCGCCAGGCTCGCACGCTGTGAGGGCCTCACTGCGCACGCGCGGTCAGCGGAGATGCGCTACCGCGACTGA
- a CDS encoding phosphoheptose isomerase, giving the protein MSASDRIAQQFHASIQTKQTALDQLPAFIEQAGHVMVDCLQREGRILSCGNGGSAGDAQHFSSELLNRFEMERPGLPAIALTTDSSTLTSIANDYDFNEVFARQIRALALPGDVVLAISTSGGSDNIIRAIDAAHDRGARVVVLSGRDGGPMALKLGPEDIEIRVPAEVTARIQEVHLLVIHCLCDLIDHQLFGG; this is encoded by the coding sequence ATGAGCGCCAGCGACCGGATCGCGCAACAATTTCACGCCAGCATCCAGACCAAGCAGACCGCGCTTGATCAGTTGCCCGCGTTCATCGAGCAGGCGGGTCACGTCATGGTCGACTGCCTGCAGCGCGAAGGGCGCATTCTCAGCTGCGGCAACGGCGGCTCAGCGGGGGACGCTCAGCACTTTTCCTCGGAGCTGCTCAACCGCTTCGAGATGGAGCGCCCGGGGCTGCCCGCCATTGCCCTGACCACTGACAGCTCGACGCTGACGTCCATCGCCAACGACTACGATTTCAACGAGGTTTTTGCCCGGCAGATCCGCGCGCTTGCGCTGCCCGGCGATGTGGTGCTGGCGATCAGCACCAGTGGCGGCAGCGACAACATCATCCGCGCGATTGACGCCGCCCACGATCGCGGTGCCCGAGTGGTGGTCCTGAGTGGTCGCGATGGCGGACCCATGGCGCTGAAGCTGGGCCCGGAAGACATCGAGATCCGTGTCCCGGCCGAGGTGACCGCCCGCATTCAGGAGGTCCATCTGCTGGTCATTCACTGTCTCTGTGATCTGATTGACCACCAGCTGTTTGGCGGCTGA
- a CDS encoding S1C family serine protease: MAFKRFTRFVTSYVLVGVIVAITVVWLAPELLGGRPAGPTAISGEDAARADPRPSSADGQRFSYADAVEVAAPSVVNIYTASRNPDPRNVFLDSPALDELLGGMTAQEQERLDTSLGSGLLVNAAGQLLTNHHVIRGAARIQVMLADGRNAPARVIGTDPESDLAVLQVNADNLPHVPLADGRETRVGDVVFAIGNPFGVGQTVTQGIISALGRSEVGLTTFENFIQTDAAINPGNSGGALINARGEVIGINTAIFSDSGSSTGIGFAIPADLAQSVLTDIVENGRVIRGWIGAQILPNQGRSGLRIAAVLPGGPADRAGLASGDVIETANGEPVRTVQGLLSWITEQAPGREVILNGRRDGETRRWEVEIAERPTDLNGDAPQRPPQPEGQSR, translated from the coding sequence ATGGCCTTCAAACGTTTTACTCGTTTTGTCACCAGTTATGTCCTCGTCGGGGTGATCGTCGCCATCACCGTGGTCTGGCTGGCACCGGAACTGCTCGGCGGCCGTCCCGCCGGTCCCACGGCCATCAGCGGCGAGGATGCCGCCCGCGCTGATCCGCGCCCGTCATCGGCCGATGGCCAGCGTTTCAGCTACGCGGATGCCGTCGAGGTCGCGGCCCCCTCGGTGGTCAACATCTACACCGCATCGCGCAACCCGGATCCGCGCAATGTCTTCCTCGACTCCCCGGCCCTCGATGAGCTGCTTGGCGGCATGACCGCGCAGGAGCAGGAGCGGCTTGATACGTCGCTGGGATCGGGCCTGCTGGTCAATGCAGCCGGACAACTGCTCACCAACCACCATGTCATCCGCGGCGCCGCCCGCATCCAGGTCATGCTGGCCGACGGCCGAAACGCCCCGGCGCGGGTCATCGGCACCGATCCGGAGTCGGACCTGGCCGTTCTCCAGGTCAATGCCGACAACCTCCCGCATGTCCCGCTGGCGGACGGGCGCGAGACCCGCGTCGGCGATGTCGTGTTCGCCATCGGCAATCCGTTCGGGGTCGGGCAGACCGTCACCCAGGGGATCATCAGTGCCCTCGGCCGAAGCGAGGTCGGACTGACCACCTTCGAGAACTTCATCCAGACCGATGCGGCGATCAACCCGGGTAACTCCGGCGGTGCGTTGATCAACGCGCGGGGCGAGGTGATCGGGATCAATACCGCCATTTTCAGTGACAGCGGCAGCTCGACCGGCATCGGCTTCGCCATCCCGGCGGACCTCGCCCAGTCGGTGCTCACCGACATCGTCGAGAACGGCCGCGTCATCCGGGGCTGGATCGGTGCCCAGATCCTCCCCAATCAGGGGCGCAGCGGGTTGCGTATTGCCGCTGTGCTACCGGGCGGGCCCGCGGACCGCGCCGGCCTTGCATCGGGGGATGTCATCGAGACCGCCAACGGCGAGCCGGTGCGCACGGTTCAGGGACTGCTCAGCTGGATCACCGAACAGGCGCCGGGGCGTGAAGTCATCCTCAACGGCCGGCGCGACGGCGAGACCCGGCGCTGGGAAGTGGAGATCGCCGAGCGGCCCACCGACCTTAACGGCGATGCCCCACAGCGCCCACCGCAACCCGAGGGTCAGTCGCGGTAG